One genomic segment of Cellulophaga sp. HaHaR_3_176 includes these proteins:
- the priA gene encoding primosomal protein N' has product MLNFINVILPIPLEKLFTYSVSAAEAEFIQPGMRVAVPFGKSKIYSALVHEVHQVPPTVYEAKEIHQILDETPVVTEAQLKHWFWISEYYMCSIGEVFRTAVPSAFLLESETLILKNTKINIDELELLDDEFLVYEALSHQSILRVHEISSILDKKNILPVLNRLLDKNIIILKEEVYEQYKPKMVRYVRMSKLFQSEEKLEELLNSLTRAPKQSQVVLSLFQLQASTKKPIKVSDLEEASSSSSATIKSLVNKNILEEYFVQTDRVIYLNDTENSDLKSLNEYQQKAFLDIQENFKLKKPTLLHGVTSSGKTEVYVKLIEQCLKSKKQALYLLPEIALTTQLISRLQEYFGEKVAVYHSKYSVQERVEVWNNVLTNKSKAQIVIGARSALFMPFKELGLVIVDEEHEGSFKQYDPAPRYHARDAAIVLAHIHNANILLGSATPSVESFYNVENGKYGYASILKRFGNVLMPDIELVDIKEQTRKKRMKGHFSERLFLEIEETLQNKEQVILFQNRRGFAPIVECTTCGHSPQCPNCDVSLTYHQYQKQLRCHYCSYNIALPLACDACGVATLDTKGFGTEQVEQELQTLFPDAKIGRMDLDTTRGKHGYEKIITAFEQQELDILVGTQMLTKGLDFRNVSLVGIMNADTLLNFPDFRAHERSYQLLTQVAGRAGRTQKTGKVIIQSYNPYHQILKQVSTGDYMGMYKEQLYERQQHKYPPVNRIIKITFKHKDYSKLNEAAEWFTKGLRNSFGVHVLGPEFPPVARIRNQYLKNVLIKIPVGQSLPKTKNSIKRIEKSFNAISHYASVRVIYNVDYI; this is encoded by the coding sequence ATGCTTAATTTTATTAATGTAATTCTACCTATTCCGTTAGAAAAACTATTTACATATAGTGTTTCGGCAGCTGAAGCTGAGTTTATTCAGCCAGGAATGCGGGTTGCCGTTCCTTTTGGAAAATCAAAAATATATAGTGCACTTGTGCATGAAGTCCATCAAGTACCACCTACGGTATATGAAGCTAAAGAAATACATCAAATTTTAGATGAAACACCTGTAGTTACTGAAGCTCAGTTAAAACATTGGTTCTGGATTTCAGAATATTATATGTGTAGTATAGGCGAGGTTTTTAGAACAGCTGTACCTAGTGCTTTTTTGTTAGAAAGTGAAACCTTAATATTAAAAAACACTAAAATAAACATAGATGAACTAGAGCTTTTAGATGATGAATTTTTGGTTTACGAGGCCTTAAGTCATCAATCTATTTTAAGAGTTCATGAAATAAGTTCCATTTTAGATAAGAAAAATATTTTACCTGTTTTAAATCGCTTATTAGATAAAAACATAATTATATTAAAAGAAGAGGTGTATGAGCAGTATAAGCCAAAAATGGTGCGTTATGTTCGAATGAGTAAACTTTTTCAATCTGAAGAAAAGCTAGAAGAACTTCTAAATTCTTTAACTCGAGCACCAAAACAAAGCCAGGTAGTTCTTTCTCTTTTTCAATTACAAGCATCTACTAAAAAGCCTATAAAAGTATCTGATTTGGAAGAAGCTAGTAGTAGCTCTTCTGCAACTATTAAATCTTTAGTTAATAAAAATATTTTAGAAGAATATTTTGTGCAAACAGATAGAGTGATTTATTTAAATGATACAGAAAATTCAGACTTAAAGTCTTTAAATGAGTATCAGCAAAAGGCCTTTTTAGATATTCAAGAAAATTTCAAATTAAAAAAACCAACACTTTTACACGGAGTTACATCTTCTGGAAAAACTGAGGTTTATGTAAAGTTGATAGAGCAATGTTTGAAGAGTAAAAAACAAGCTTTGTATTTGTTGCCAGAAATCGCATTAACAACACAGCTAATTTCAAGACTACAAGAATACTTTGGGGAAAAGGTTGCTGTATATCATTCAAAATATAGTGTTCAAGAGCGGGTAGAAGTTTGGAATAACGTTTTAACAAACAAATCAAAGGCTCAAATTGTTATAGGAGCCAGGTCAGCTCTTTTTATGCCGTTTAAAGAATTGGGGCTGGTAATTGTAGATGAGGAGCATGAGGGCTCTTTTAAGCAGTATGATCCTGCTCCAAGATACCATGCAAGAGATGCGGCAATCGTTTTAGCTCATATTCATAATGCAAACATACTTTTAGGATCAGCTACGCCAAGTGTAGAAAGTTTTTATAATGTAGAAAATGGTAAATACGGTTATGCAAGTATATTAAAGCGTTTTGGAAATGTTTTAATGCCTGATATTGAGTTGGTAGATATAAAAGAGCAGACTAGAAAAAAGAGAATGAAAGGTCATTTTTCTGAACGTTTGTTTTTAGAAATAGAAGAAACACTTCAAAATAAAGAGCAAGTAATTTTATTTCAGAATAGAAGAGGTTTTGCGCCGATTGTAGAATGTACTACTTGCGGGCATTCACCGCAATGCCCAAATTGTGATGTAAGTTTAACATATCACCAATATCAAAAACAATTACGATGCCATTATTGTAGTTATAATATAGCATTACCACTAGCTTGTGATGCTTGTGGTGTAGCTACTTTAGATACAAAAGGTTTTGGTACAGAACAAGTAGAGCAAGAGCTTCAAACATTGTTTCCTGATGCTAAAATTGGTAGAATGGATTTAGATACGACACGAGGTAAACATGGATATGAAAAAATAATTACTGCTTTTGAGCAGCAAGAATTAGATATTTTAGTGGGTACTCAAATGCTAACAAAAGGACTCGATTTTAGAAATGTGAGCTTGGTAGGTATTATGAATGCAGATACCTTACTAAACTTCCCTGACTTTAGAGCTCATGAACGTAGTTATCAATTATTAACACAGGTTGCAGGTAGGGCAGGAAGGACCCAGAAAACAGGAAAAGTTATAATTCAGAGTTATAATCCATACCACCAAATTTTAAAACAAGTTTCAACGGGTGATTATATGGGTATGTATAAAGAACAATTATACGAAAGACAGCAGCATAAATATCCACCAGTAAACAGAATTATAAAAATAACTTTTAAACACAAAGACTATAGTAAACTAAATGAAGCTGCTGAATGGTTTACTAAAGGGTTGCGAAATTCATTTGGTGTACATGTTTTAGGGCCCGAATTTCCGCCTGTTGCTAGAATAAGAAATCAATATTTGAAAAATGTATTGATAAAAATTCCAGTAGGACAATCATTACCTAAAACTAAAAATAGCATTAAAAGAATAGAAAAATCTTTTAATGCTATTTCACATTACGCAAGCGTACGGGTAATTTATAATGTAGACTATATTTAG
- a CDS encoding DUF2147 domain-containing protein — protein sequence MNYFRIMLIALSVLSINIGTAQGVFDEWKTIDDRTGKPKGVIKIYKQDGKMYGKIIKILEEGKEDVKCTKCEGDLKDKPVLGMTIIDAAELHEDGEWKGKKLFDPEQAMTFRCKIWLNPDNPDELKVRGYLSFIYRTQTWLRVKD from the coding sequence ATGAATTACTTTAGAATAATGTTAATAGCCCTTTCAGTATTATCGATAAATATTGGAACAGCTCAGGGGGTTTTTGATGAGTGGAAAACGATAGACGACCGTACAGGTAAGCCAAAAGGAGTTATAAAAATTTATAAGCAAGATGGTAAAATGTATGGTAAGATTATAAAAATCTTAGAAGAAGGCAAAGAAGATGTAAAATGTACCAAGTGTGAAGGGGATTTAAAAGATAAACCTGTATTGGGAATGACAATTATAGACGCAGCTGAGCTACATGAAGATGGTGAGTGGAAAGGTAAAAAATTATTCGATCCAGAACAAGCCATGACATTTAGATGTAAAATATGGTTAAACCCTGATAACCCCGACGAGCTTAAAGTTAGAGGGTATTTGTCATTTATTTACCGTACCCAAACTTGGTTAAGAGTAAAAGATTAG
- the nadC gene encoding carboxylating nicotinate-nucleotide diphosphorylase, which yields MISQAQFNKEIELIIANAIREDVGDGDHSSLACIPESAVGKAKLLVKDEGVIAGIKFAEEVFSYVDENLKIEHILKDGDAVKYGDIAFYVSGSSQSILKAERLVLNAMQRMSAIATKTQFFVNLLDGTETKILDTRKTTPGTRALEKWAVKIGGGENHRFALYDMIMLKDNHIDFAGGIDKAIAKTKQYLKETNRDLKIIVEARDLNEVQQILDAKGVYRILLDNFSFEDTRTAVKLIDKECLTESSGGINEDTIRKYADCGVNYISSGALTHSVYNMDLSLKAV from the coding sequence ATGATTTCACAAGCGCAATTTAATAAAGAGATAGAGTTGATAATAGCCAATGCCATCCGAGAAGATGTTGGTGATGGTGACCATAGTTCGTTAGCATGTATACCTGAAAGTGCAGTTGGTAAAGCTAAGCTTTTGGTGAAAGATGAAGGTGTCATTGCAGGTATAAAGTTTGCTGAAGAGGTTTTTTCTTATGTAGATGAAAATCTAAAAATCGAACATATTTTAAAAGATGGAGATGCTGTTAAATATGGTGATATCGCTTTTTATGTGAGTGGTAGTTCTCAAAGTATTTTAAAAGCAGAACGTCTAGTTTTAAATGCAATGCAACGTATGAGTGCTATAGCAACTAAAACTCAGTTTTTTGTTAACCTGTTAGATGGTACGGAAACAAAAATATTGGATACACGTAAAACAACACCTGGTACTCGTGCACTTGAAAAATGGGCAGTAAAAATTGGAGGAGGAGAAAATCATAGATTCGCTTTATATGATATGATTATGCTTAAAGACAACCATATCGATTTTGCAGGTGGTATTGATAAAGCGATTGCTAAAACAAAACAATATTTAAAAGAAACCAATAGAGATTTAAAGATTATAGTAGAAGCTCGAGATTTAAATGAAGTACAGCAAATACTAGATGCAAAAGGTGTTTATCGTATTTTGTTAGATAATTTTAGTTTTGAAGACACAAGAACAGCAGTGAAATTGATAGATAAAGAATGCTTAACGGAATCTTCAGGAGGTATTAATGAAGATACAATTCGTAAATATGCTGATTGTGGTGTAAATTATATTTCATCAGGTGCATTAACGCACTCTGTTTATAATATGGACTTAAGTCTTAAAGCGGTATAA
- the rpsR gene encoding 30S ribosomal protein S18 translates to MSSIEQQAKGKKDGEIRYLTPLNIDTNSQKKYCRFKKSGIKYVDYKDPDFLIKLVNEQGKLLPRRLTGTSLKFQRKVAVAVKRSRHLALMPYVGDLLK, encoded by the coding sequence ATGTCGTCAATAGAACAACAAGCAAAAGGTAAGAAAGATGGAGAGATCAGGTATCTTACTCCATTAAACATAGATACGAATTCTCAGAAGAAGTATTGTCGTTTTAAAAAGTCTGGTATTAAGTATGTAGATTACAAAGATCCAGATTTTTTAATCAAATTAGTAAACGAGCAAGGGAAGTTACTTCCTAGAAGATTAACTGGTACTTCTTTGAAATTTCAAAGAAAAGTGGCAGTTGCTGTAAAAAGATCTCGTCATTTAGCGTTAATGCCATATGTTGGTGATTTATTAAAATAA
- a CDS encoding YihY/virulence factor BrkB family protein: protein MSAAIEEKVEKIPIVNWLARLLKKVKLSAFEGLSMYDLIEMYLSGIVQGALSSRASAIAFSLFMALFPLLIFLITLLPFLIPYIQIGGETNFEADFLSFLESFLPSATGDYFENIFIQIKDQKRGGLLSSTFLISIFLVANGVNAIFGGFENSYHVNLTRNFFRQYAYALMVGLVLSILLIVAAITFVYSEFYIVEYASDLVGKTYGANVEEADIVGVRIAKVIFFIILSYLTTAILYYFGTAEGKKAKFFSSGALMTTLLFVFTSYLFGVYVEKFARYNELYGTLGGLLILMVFIWLNSNILLLGFELNATLNALRNNLKKKDELL from the coding sequence ATGTCTGCAGCAATAGAGGAAAAAGTTGAGAAAATTCCGATTGTAAATTGGTTAGCTCGCTTACTTAAAAAAGTAAAGCTATCTGCCTTTGAAGGGCTTTCTATGTATGATCTGATAGAGATGTATCTGTCAGGTATTGTACAGGGGGCATTGTCAAGCAGAGCTAGTGCAATTGCATTTAGTTTATTTATGGCTTTATTCCCTTTGTTGATTTTTTTAATTACTCTACTACCATTTTTAATTCCATATATCCAAATAGGGGGTGAGACTAATTTTGAGGCAGATTTCTTATCTTTTTTAGAATCTTTTTTACCATCAGCAACTGGCGATTATTTTGAAAATATTTTTATTCAGATAAAAGATCAGAAAAGAGGAGGTTTGTTATCGTCTACCTTTTTAATTTCAATATTTTTAGTAGCAAATGGTGTAAACGCTATTTTTGGAGGCTTTGAAAACTCATACCATGTAAATCTTACAAGGAATTTTTTTAGGCAATATGCTTATGCTTTAATGGTAGGTTTGGTATTGTCAATATTACTTATAGTAGCTGCAATAACATTTGTGTATTCAGAATTTTATATAGTAGAATATGCTAGTGATTTGGTAGGTAAAACATACGGAGCCAATGTGGAAGAGGCAGATATAGTGGGTGTTCGAATTGCAAAAGTTATATTTTTTATCATATTATCGTATTTGACAACCGCTATTTTGTACTATTTTGGAACTGCAGAAGGTAAAAAAGCAAAGTTTTTCTCTTCAGGAGCTTTAATGACAACTTTACTTTTTGTTTTTACTTCATATTTATTTGGGGTATATGTAGAAAAATTTGCTAGATATAATGAGTTATATGGTACTTTAGGAGGGTTGTTAATTTTAATGGTATTTATTTGGTTGAACTCAAATATATTATTGTTAGGCTTTGAGTTAAATGCTACTTTAAATGCATTACGTAATAACCTAAAAAAGAAAGATGAATTACTTTAG
- a CDS encoding DUF6495 family protein → MKYTRLTKQQLEELHQEFINFLATQSITGEEWETIKNDKPEVAEEEIDVFSDLVWEGVLTKVEFVENISAQQMHLFHLTDKEMKLISVKVMNPEIDLTTDIGFKWFKKNWQSDFVEYLSASKAYKGEKNADKFDLIKQGAVITKGELYQWFEKVIG, encoded by the coding sequence ATGAAGTACACGAGACTTACAAAACAACAATTAGAAGAATTACACCAAGAGTTTATTAACTTTTTGGCAACACAATCTATTACAGGAGAAGAATGGGAAACCATAAAAAATGATAAACCAGAAGTTGCAGAAGAAGAAATAGATGTTTTTTCTGATTTAGTTTGGGAGGGAGTATTAACAAAGGTTGAGTTTGTAGAGAATATCTCAGCGCAACAAATGCATTTATTTCATTTGACAGATAAAGAAATGAAACTCATTTCAGTAAAGGTGATGAATCCAGAAATAGATTTAACCACAGATATTGGATTCAAATGGTTTAAGAAAAACTGGCAATCAGATTTTGTAGAATACCTATCTGCTTCAAAAGCATATAAAGGTGAGAAGAATGCTGATAAATTTGATTTAATAAAACAAGGAGCTGTAATTACAAAAGGCGAGCTATATCAGTGGTTTGAAAAAGTCATAGGATAA
- the rpsF gene encoding 30S ribosomal protein S6 translates to MNHYETVFILNPVLSDTQIEETVKKFEDFLISKDAKMVSKENWGLKKLAYPIQHKKSGFYHLFEFTAPGEVISPYELEFRRDERVMRFLTVKLDKHAISWAERRRTKLKTKA, encoded by the coding sequence ATGAATCATTACGAAACTGTTTTCATTTTGAATCCCGTTCTATCTGATACACAGATAGAGGAAACAGTTAAGAAATTTGAAGATTTCTTAATTAGCAAAGATGCCAAGATGGTATCAAAAGAAAATTGGGGCCTAAAAAAACTGGCTTACCCAATACAACACAAGAAAAGTGGTTTTTACCATTTGTTTGAATTTACAGCTCCAGGTGAAGTTATCTCTCCTTACGAGTTAGAATTCAGAAGAGATGAACGTGTTATGCGATTTTTAACAGTAAAGTTAGATAAGCATGCTATTTCATGGGCAGAAAGAAGAAGAACAAAGTTAAAAACTAAAGCTTAA
- the rplI gene encoding 50S ribosomal protein L9: protein MELILKEDVQNLGFKDDLVTVKNGYGRNFLIPNGKAVMATSSARKVLAENLKQRAHKEKKIVDAATKTAEAIKQLEIKISAKSGAGNKLFGSVTNNDLADALAKAGQEIEKKFIAIQGGAVKRTGPYNAQIRLHRDVIFDFPFEVVGENS, encoded by the coding sequence ATGGAACTTATATTAAAGGAAGACGTACAAAACTTAGGTTTTAAAGATGATTTAGTAACTGTTAAAAATGGTTACGGAAGAAATTTTTTAATTCCGAACGGAAAAGCTGTTATGGCTACATCTTCTGCTAGAAAAGTATTAGCAGAAAATTTAAAGCAAAGAGCTCATAAAGAAAAGAAAATTGTAGATGCAGCAACTAAAACTGCAGAAGCAATTAAACAACTAGAAATTAAAATTTCTGCTAAATCTGGAGCAGGTAATAAATTATTTGGTTCTGTTACTAACAATGATTTAGCTGATGCATTAGCTAAAGCTGGTCAAGAAATAGAAAAGAAATTTATTGCTATTCAAGGTGGAGCTGTTAAAAGAACAGGTCCTTACAATGCACAAATAAGATTACATAGAGATGTGATTTTTGATTTCCCTTTCGAAGTTGTAGGAGAAAATAGTTAA
- a CDS encoding LytTR family DNA-binding domain-containing protein has translation MKLRSIIVDDSSMQRMAVAKLVNNHPNLALVAEYSNAIEAKNGIKNNEIDLIFLDVEMPIINGFDLLESLDNRPQVILITGKPDYALKAFEYDVTDYLHKPITMSRFDASVKRAISKYEQMHRVNEDEEHIFVKSNLKKRKVILNDIKWVEALGDYIKLVTDEANIVILSTMKSFEEQLPSDKFLRIHKSYIINLEKVEKFNSKNVEVSGRSIPLSRNKKTELAEALNNV, from the coding sequence ATGAAATTAAGAAGTATAATAGTAGACGATTCTTCAATGCAAAGGATGGCAGTCGCTAAGTTAGTAAACAACCATCCAAACTTAGCTTTGGTTGCTGAGTACAGCAACGCTATTGAAGCAAAGAATGGAATTAAAAACAATGAGATTGATTTAATTTTTCTAGACGTTGAGATGCCTATTATCAACGGTTTTGATTTATTAGAGTCTTTAGACAACAGACCTCAAGTTATTTTAATCACAGGAAAGCCTGATTATGCTTTAAAAGCTTTTGAATATGACGTAACGGATTACCTACATAAGCCGATTACAATGTCTAGATTTGATGCTTCCGTAAAAAGAGCGATATCTAAATACGAACAAATGCATCGAGTTAATGAAGATGAGGAGCATATTTTCGTAAAAAGTAATCTTAAAAAAAGAAAAGTTATTCTAAACGATATTAAATGGGTTGAAGCTTTAGGTGACTATATTAAGTTGGTTACCGATGAAGCAAACATAGTTATATTATCTACTATGAAATCTTTCGAAGAACAATTACCAAGTGATAAATTTCTTAGAATTCACAAATCATATATTATAAACTTAGAAAAGGTTGAGAAGTTTAACAGTAAAAATGTTGAAGTTAGCGGGCGATCAATTCCTTTAAGTAGAAATAAAAAGACAGAATTAGCTGAGGCGCTTAATAACGTATAA
- a CDS encoding carboxypeptidase regulatory-like domain-containing protein, whose product MLKKVCATIFLCIVSFSAISQVTTSNIKGIVIDDANEPLLGANIVAVHTPTGTKYGAISNEDGRFNLLNLRVGGPYELTFSYVGYKSQVIPDVYLTLGQTFNADINMQSDSQALEEVVVISDQSGTFGSDRTGAETSVGRRELSRLPTISRSASDFTRLEPTASGNSFGGRNDQYNNFSLDGAIFNNPFGLDSPTPGGQTGSQPISLDAIEQIQVSTAPYDVTQSGFTGATVNAVTKSGTNEFHGTVYGFFRNEDLTGGKVKGEDVIKPKLSQNQYGVSIGGPIVKNKLFFFVNFEKEERDDLGTNGWVPNTGSGAINESRVLESDLMTVQSALATLGYDTGSYNGFTYGSGSTKGLFKLDWNINDKNRLALIYNFLDASSEKPAHPTAIGARGPSFSTLQFEKSGYEINNKLNSIQLELNSTLTDEVTNKLQIGYTHFDDFRNPLSSPAPSIIIQDGAGSNYIVAGHEPFSIHNRLDQKVFQLTNNMNIFKGNHTYTVGFSFEKFQFDNSFNLGNYGGTFGFDVNGTPFDFGDDRNFLSVNDFLSFAQPGGLIDGMIQGAEAQFANNNQFADGDGWQLAETNVGQMSFYLQDEWNATENLKLTYGVRFDKPLYFDTRDKIRENIARKIGDYQPDNLYYNPNTGEQTLIDSEQLPDNNWLISPRFGFNWDLKGDKTTQLRGGTGVFTGRLPFVWLGNQVQGVDFFFYQAVDPDFQWPQVWRTNLGIDHRFENDIVLTADVSYTKDLNASHVQNWGLNTPSGTLNAPGDNRPVYESGDFATNAFGGSTNAYVFTNSDKGRIWNASVKAQKNFNNGLYVMGAYSYLNAKDVNSIEAEITGDAFDFNPTLGNANEDVLGFSKYGDTHRFIGVLSKNFEYGQGKWNTTISTFFEYGQGARYNYTYAGNINGDSSFQNNDLLYIPTSAELGQMQFSGAGQAEAFESYIQQDKYLSENRGEYMERYGALAPWRGKWDIKFLQDYTFSNDNKIQFSVDILNVGNLVNSNWGVIQQPNNVSPIGVTVDQNTNIPTYTFDPSLTNTYGFDASLASRWQAQFGLRYIF is encoded by the coding sequence ATGTTAAAAAAAGTTTGCGCAACAATATTTCTATGTATTGTTTCTTTTAGTGCAATTTCTCAAGTAACAACATCTAATATAAAAGGTATTGTTATTGATGATGCAAATGAGCCTTTATTAGGGGCTAATATTGTTGCTGTACATACTCCAACAGGAACTAAGTATGGTGCTATTTCTAATGAAGACGGTAGATTTAATTTACTAAACCTTAGAGTAGGTGGCCCTTACGAACTTACATTTTCTTATGTTGGTTACAAATCACAAGTAATACCTGATGTTTACTTGACACTTGGTCAAACTTTTAATGCAGATATAAACATGCAATCAGATAGCCAAGCTTTAGAGGAAGTTGTGGTAATATCTGATCAGAGTGGTACTTTTGGTAGTGATCGTACAGGTGCAGAAACTAGTGTTGGTCGAAGAGAATTGAGTCGTTTGCCTACGATTTCAAGATCAGCATCTGATTTTACAAGGTTAGAGCCAACAGCTAGTGGAAACTCTTTTGGTGGTCGTAATGATCAATACAATAACTTTTCTTTAGATGGTGCTATTTTTAATAACCCATTTGGTTTAGATTCTCCAACACCAGGTGGCCAAACAGGATCTCAACCTATTTCATTAGATGCTATTGAGCAAATTCAAGTATCTACTGCTCCTTATGATGTTACTCAATCTGGTTTTACAGGAGCTACTGTAAATGCGGTTACTAAAAGTGGAACAAATGAGTTTCATGGTACTGTTTATGGTTTTTTTAGAAATGAAGATTTAACAGGTGGTAAAGTAAAAGGTGAAGATGTGATAAAACCTAAATTATCACAAAATCAATACGGTGTAAGTATTGGGGGTCCAATTGTTAAAAATAAATTGTTTTTCTTCGTTAATTTTGAAAAAGAAGAAAGAGATGACTTAGGGACAAACGGCTGGGTTCCGAATACAGGTTCAGGAGCAATTAATGAATCTAGAGTTTTAGAATCTGATTTAATGACAGTGCAGTCAGCATTGGCAACTCTTGGTTATGATACAGGTAGTTATAATGGTTTTACATACGGATCGGGATCTACAAAAGGACTTTTTAAATTAGATTGGAATATTAACGATAAAAATAGATTAGCACTTATTTATAATTTTTTAGATGCATCTAGTGAAAAACCAGCTCACCCAACTGCTATAGGGGCTAGAGGACCAAGCTTTTCAACACTTCAATTTGAAAAATCTGGATATGAAATCAATAATAAATTAAATTCAATTCAGCTTGAATTAAATTCAACTTTAACAGATGAAGTAACTAATAAATTACAAATTGGTTATACTCATTTTGATGATTTTAGAAACCCACTTTCTTCACCAGCTCCAAGTATAATTATTCAAGATGGTGCAGGGTCTAATTATATAGTAGCAGGTCATGAACCATTCTCTATTCATAATCGCTTAGATCAAAAGGTTTTTCAATTGACTAATAATATGAATATTTTTAAGGGTAATCATACTTATACGGTAGGTTTTTCTTTTGAAAAATTTCAATTTGATAACTCTTTTAATTTAGGAAATTATGGAGGTACTTTTGGTTTTGATGTAAATGGTACACCATTTGATTTTGGTGATGATAGAAACTTTTTATCAGTAAATGATTTTTTATCTTTTGCTCAACCAGGTGGTTTAATTGATGGTATGATTCAAGGAGCTGAAGCTCAATTTGCGAATAACAATCAATTTGCAGATGGAGATGGCTGGCAATTAGCAGAAACTAATGTAGGTCAAATGTCTTTTTATTTACAAGATGAATGGAATGCTACTGAGAATTTAAAATTGACTTACGGTGTTCGTTTTGATAAACCTCTTTATTTTGATACCAGAGATAAAATTAGAGAAAATATAGCTAGAAAAATTGGTGATTATCAACCAGATAATTTGTACTATAACCCAAATACAGGTGAGCAAACATTAATAGATTCTGAACAATTACCAGATAATAACTGGTTAATTTCTCCTAGATTTGGTTTCAATTGGGATTTAAAAGGAGATAAAACAACTCAATTAAGAGGTGGTACAGGTGTATTTACGGGTAGACTTCCTTTTGTGTGGTTGGGTAACCAAGTTCAAGGTGTTGATTTTTTCTTTTACCAAGCGGTTGATCCTGATTTTCAATGGCCACAAGTTTGGAGAACTAACTTAGGTATAGATCATCGTTTTGAAAATGATATAGTTTTAACGGCTGATGTTTCTTATACAAAAGATTTAAATGCGTCTCATGTTCAAAACTGGGGTTTGAATACGCCTTCTGGAACATTAAATGCACCTGGGGATAATAGACCAGTTTATGAATCTGGAGATTTTGCTACGAATGCTTTTGGAGGTTCAACTAACGCTTACGTATTTACAAACTCAGATAAAGGAAGAATTTGGAATGCTTCTGTTAAGGCGCAGAAAAACTTCAATAATGGTTTGTATGTAATGGGGGCGTATAGCTATTTAAATGCTAAAGATGTAAATTCTATTGAAGCAGAGATTACTGGTGATGCTTTTGACTTTAATCCTACTTTAGGAAATGCTAATGAAGATGTTTTAGGTTTTTCTAAATATGGAGATACACATCGTTTTATTGGTGTATTATCTAAGAATTTTGAATACGGTCAAGGAAAATGGAATACAACAATTTCAACTTTCTTTGAATACGGTCAAGGTGCTCGTTATAATTATACGTACGCAGGAAATATAAATGGTGATAGTTCTTTTCAGAATAATGACTTATTATATATTCCTACATCAGCAGAACTTGGTCAAATGCAGTTTTCAGGAGCTGGACAAGCAGAAGCTTTTGAGTCATATATTCAACAAGATAAGTATTTAAGTGAAAATAGAGGTGAATATATGGAGCGTTATGGAGCTTTAGCGCCATGGAGAGGTAAGTGGGATATCAAGTTTTTACAAGATTATACGTTTAGCAATGACAACAAAATTCAGTTTAGTGTTGATATTCTTAATGTAGGTAATTTAGTTAACTCTAATTGGGGTGTTATTCAACAACCAAATAATGTGAGTCCAATAGGTGTTACTGTAGATCAAAATACAAACATTCCTACATATACATTTGATCCTAGTTTGACTAATACTTATGGGTTTGATGCCAGTTTAGCATCAAGATGGCAAGCGCAATTTGGTTTAAGATATATTTTCTAA